The Kosmotoga arenicorallina S304 nucleotide sequence CAACGCTGAAGGTTCCAGTATCGGCATTGAACTAATAAGGGATCCAAAAATGTTAAAATCTTCTCTGATAAAGGCTACCAGATCATATGGTGAAGTATTGCTCGAAGAATTCATTTCAGGTAGAGAATTGTCCATTTCTGTTCTGGAAATGAACGCCAGACCTGTTGTCCTGCCTATACTTGAAATCAATCCTAAAAGAGATTTCTATGACTATGAAGCCAAGTATACCCGTGGACTTACGGAATTTACCGTTCCTGCTTCCTTGAGTGCTAATCAAGTTAGAAGATTAGAGGAACTCTCGTGTGATATTTTCTCTTCTTTGGGTTGCAGACATATGATAAGGATAGATGGCATCTTTTCAGAAGATGAATTTTATTTTCTCGAAGTGAATACGATTCCAGGATTGACAGAACTCAGTGATTTACCCCAGTCGGCTACCGCTTTTGGAATGAATTTTGAAGAGCTTATAAACACAATAGTAAGAGAAGCTCTGGAAGAAAAGGAGGTGCCTCAATGGAACAAATGCATGGAACAACTGTAATTGCGGTAAAAAAAGGAAATAAAACAGTTATAGCCGGTGATGGTCAAATAACGCTTGGATCTACAGTTATGAAGGGTACGGCAAAGAAAGTTAGAAAACTCGGTGACGGGAAAGTCCTGGCAGGTTTCGCAGGTTCTGTTGCTGACGCGCTTGCACTTTTTGAAAAGTTTGAGGAAAAGTATCGGGAGAGCAATTCAAGCTTGCTCAGAGCAGCCGTAAATCTGGCAAAAGAATGGCGTACTAATAAAATTCTGCGCAACTTAGAAGCCCTTCTTCTTGTGGCTGACAAAGAACATATCCTTCTCATATCAGGAAACGGCGAAGTCATACAGCCCGATGAGGAAGTTATAGCAATAGGTTCTGGCGGTTCTTACGCTCTGGCAGCTGCAAGAGCCTTGATGCGGAATACCGACATGGATGCCGAAGAAATAGCACGTAACGCAATGGTGATAGCAAGTGAAATTTGCATTTATACGAACTCTAATTTTGCGATTGAGGTTTTGGAGGTGAAATAATGGTTGAGATAGATCTTGAATTGCTAACGCCCAGACATATTGTTCAGGAACTCAACAAGTACATCATAGGTCAAGATGATGCCAAAAAAGCTGTTGCGGTTGCACTCAGAAATCGCATAAGAAGGCAAAAACTGCCGGAAGAAGTAAGAAAAGACATAGTCCCAAAAAACATCTTGATGATAGGCCCAACTGGCGTAGGTAAGACAGAAATCGCCAGAAGGCTTGCCGAGCTCTCAGGCGCACCCTTTATAAAAGTCGAAGCAACCAGATTTACCGAGGTAGGTTATGTCGGAAAAAACGTTGATTCAATGATAAGAGAGCTCGTTGATGCAGGCGTCAATATGGTAAAGACCGAAAAGATGAAAGGGGTCGAAGAAAAGGCACGATTTCTTGTTGAAGAGAGAATACTCGACGCCCTGGTACCCGGAGCCAGACCAAAAGCCCAGCAGCCACGGAATATTTTTGAACTCTTTCAGGGAACTCCCCAGCAA carries:
- a CDS encoding D-alanine--D-alanine ligase family protein produces the protein MREKVLVIYGGFSLERKISLISGQRVSRALKKLGYQVTAFDLQRENLTSLLNLKGHDLAFIALHGKFGEDGKVQSLLDLLGIKYTGSNALTSAICFNKNITYRLTNGITSQPKHIKLSSCNDAEISNWKHFPAIVKPNAEGSSIGIELIRDPKMLKSSLIKATRSYGEVLLEEFISGRELSISVLEMNARPVVLPILEINPKRDFYDYEAKYTRGLTEFTVPASLSANQVRRLEELSCDIFSSLGCRHMIRIDGIFSEDEFYFLEVNTIPGLTELSDLPQSATAFGMNFEELINTIVREALEEKEVPQWNKCMEQL
- the hslV gene encoding ATP-dependent protease subunit HslV — its product is MEQMHGTTVIAVKKGNKTVIAGDGQITLGSTVMKGTAKKVRKLGDGKVLAGFAGSVADALALFEKFEEKYRESNSSLLRAAVNLAKEWRTNKILRNLEALLLVADKEHILLISGNGEVIQPDEEVIAIGSGGSYALAAARALMRNTDMDAEEIARNAMVIASEICIYTNSNFAIEVLEVK